From Prevotella sp. oral taxon 299 str. F0039:
TGGTCGCTGCCGACACTCGGTTTTGCACATTGATAGCATCGACGTTGGGATCTGTACCAAGTTTGAAGACAATATTTATCTCTCCTTCGCCGTCATTGCCTGCATCCGACTCAATATACTTCATTCCCGGCACACCATTCAGTGCCTGTTCAAGAGGAATAAGCACTGACTTAATCATCAGTTCATTGTTGGCTCCCGGATAATCGGCTACCACATTAACCTTTGGAGGGGATATAGATGGGAACTGAGTAATGGGTAAATTGAACAGCGAAAGAATGCCAATGAAGACGATTACCAATGAAACAACGATGGCAAGTACTGGTCTTCGAATAAACTTTTGAAACATATTGACTGTTTATTAGCGTCTTTTTTTCTTCTTATAAATGGTTGTTCTCATCATGAAATAATATGGTGTGAGAACCTTTTTCTGTTGTAAAGTGTGATGAAAAGCCACCTGAAAGCCTTAGTCGGCATTCAGTTGAACACGCTTCATGGCTTCACTTGGTGTGTAATAATGCGTCTTTACGTGTTGACCATCATGCACTTTCTGCACTCCACTCAATAGAATCTTGTCGTTGGCAGTTACTCCTTCGGCGATAATAAACACCTCTGGTTGTTCAAAAGCCACTTTAATCTCACGTGAATGTGCATAGCCTGCGCCATCAACAACAAACACATAACGGCGGTCTTCCTCTTCATACGTGGCCTGTTGTGGGATTACCAACACATTGTGTAAAGGCATATTGATGCGCACTGTGCCTGTTTCACCATTGCGAAGCAAGCCTTTCGGATTGGCAAAGCGAGCACGAAGAGCAATATTTCCAGAGCTACTGTCAAACTCACCAGCTATATTTTGGATGTAGCCTTTAGCTGAGAAGGCACTTCCATTGGCAAGAATCAGCGTCAAAGGAAGTTTGTTTCGCTCGGCAGAATGTTGCTGATAGTCTATATATTCGGGTTCAGAGATGTTGAAATATACGTTGAGTGACGAGTTGTCGGATAGTGTAGTGAGCAAGTCACCTCCCTGCACTAAGCTTCCAATCTTTTTCGGAAGATTCCCTATAACGCCTGTAAATGGGGCGCTGATTAAGCATAACCGTGCTTGAATCTGTGCCAATTTATAATCTGCCAAGGCTGCATTGAGCTTCGCTTTAGCCATTTTCTGTGCATTGGGCGAAACAATTTGCCCCCTCGTTAGCGTTGTTGTGTTTTGCAGTTCAATGCGTGCTTGCTCGGCTTCTGCCTTTGTCCGCGCCACATTCTGTTGCGCTCCAACAATCGAAATGCGGAAAAGAGGCTGACCGGCTCGCACCTGTTGCCCTTCTGTGACATAGACTTGCTGCAGAATTCCCTCCTGCTGTGCGCATACTTCTATGTTTTTTCGCGATTCAATATTGGCCACATAGTCTTTTGAAACTTGTGTATTGGTTACCCAAGGAGACGTTACTGCATAGACCGTTTGGTCGCTTTTTTCCTTGTTTTTGCGGCATCCTGTGACTACAATCAACGTGATGATAGCCATCAACAGCATCTCTTTCTTCATACCTAACTAATGGGTTATCCGATTATCTTTTACTAATGATTCAAGAATAAGGTACAAATTTATAGATTTTTTAAGTAGGTTGCCGTAAATCTATGATTAAAAAGATTTAATAGATAGGAATTAACTGCTTCTTTAACTCTATTTTCATATCATGTAAAGTACGGTTAATCATCTCGCAATCTGACTTATTTCGTCGTGCGTTTTGCCCCAAATTACGCTACAAAATCATAGGAATTGTGAGCGCATCTCACTTATTGTGTTTTTTAATCCAACTTTACTCCCCTTGTCTTTGGATTTGGCGTGGGTTATCCTTTGGCTTTCAGTGTGCTGAAATAAAACACAATGTGTGGCATCATACAACAGAAGCATCCCTATAACTCCTTTGAGAGAACAAGATGATTTGTTTGCTTTTTTACAAAAATAATACAGGATTTTGTAAATAAGTTATGACATTTTTCATTTATCTTTGTATTTAAGAACGAGACAAAAAGTTTGTTTCTATAAAACGTTATCATTGCTTATATGGCATCATCTCAGTTGATTTCTCTGCCGAATACATTGTCGGTATCGTCCCTACTCACGATAGAAAGGGGGCTTTGATGAACGTTTCTGACAGACTATTACTCAGAAAAAGAGCTATTGTAGAAACGGTGAATGATGAACTTAAAAACATTGTCCAAGTGGAACACTCCAGACATAGATGCTTTGACAATTTCATCGTCAACTTATTAGGGGCTATTGCTGCCTATTGTCTGTTTCCAAAGAAGCCGCGCATCAATGTACAAAGGAACTTTGACACACAACTTGCTTTGTTCTGAATTCGTCGAACTCACGTTTTCTTAAATATTTTTGTACCTTTATGGTATGAAAGAAATACAATTGAAGAGAGGTGCTTTCTTCCTACACAACAAAGGCATTGTTATTGGTTGGCAATAGCATTGCTTTTAGGGTGCAAAGTCGATGCTTTTGGCTGGTAATTGCATTGAGTTTGCAAAGCAATAAAAATAAGGGTGCAAAACATTGGTAATATAACAATGTTTGAAGAGCTTTGATATGAGAAGAAAAGACCGATGAGATAGCTAATTTTTCGTTTATTCTTTGTTACACATCAACAAGATATGCGTGTTGCAACCGAGCGTTGTTCCAAACAGAAACGAACCGCCTTCTTTCAGTTTCAAACGCTTTCTTAGCTCGTTGGCACTTAGTGGAAAGTTGCGAACGGCAACGTTGGCATGTGTAAAGGCCGCAAAGTTGGTTTTCAATTCTTTTTTATTCAAACTAGACACGGCTTGAATTTTAAACTTTCGACCATTCCAATTATCGATGAAATGGGGTGAAACGAAGAGATGACTATTTGCAGAAAGTGCCTTAACACCATATTGTTGCGACAAAAAAGCAAAGCAACCTGCCTTCATTTGCGAAGCGTTGGGTTCGTAGAGATATTGATTTTGGAGCATTTCGCTATGCTCTTCTACTTCAGAAGATATGGTTTGCAAAGCCACTTCGTTTTCACTTGGCTCATAACTCATCACCTGCTGGTCGTTAACACAATATATTTGGGGTTGTTTGGGGGCATTATTTTGCAACACAAAGAGCAGTTCTTTGCACTCGTTTTGCACCGAAACAATGTGTATTTCGCTCACTATCGGGGTATCTTCGTTCAAACTTTTCAGTGCTTTATGCCAGTCTAACATGGGTGAAAGCTTCACAATAGCCACACAACATTTTTGCAATAGGTTTTCTTTTAATGCCAAAACGTTGGGTGTACAATGCTCTATTTCTACCGTTTTTGCCCCACTTGCATCACGACGAGCAGGGTCTAAGAAGATGAAAGACGTGCCGTTCATGTCGTTTAGATACTTTTCGCCATCGCAACACATCACTTTAAAGTTGCGAACTCCAAGTAATGGAAGGTTGTTTTCTGCTA
This genomic window contains:
- a CDS encoding efflux RND transporter periplasmic adaptor subunit is translated as MKKEMLLMAIITLIVVTGCRKNKEKSDQTVYAVTSPWVTNTQVSKDYVANIESRKNIEVCAQQEGILQQVYVTEGQQVRAGQPLFRISIVGAQQNVARTKAEAEQARIELQNTTTLTRGQIVSPNAQKMAKAKLNAALADYKLAQIQARLCLISAPFTGVIGNLPKKIGSLVQGGDLLTTLSDNSSLNVYFNISEPEYIDYQQHSAERNKLPLTLILANGSAFSAKGYIQNIAGEFDSSSGNIALRARFANPKGLLRNGETGTVRINMPLHNVLVIPQQATYEEEDRRYVFVVDGAGYAHSREIKVAFEQPEVFIIAEGVTANDKILLSGVQKVHDGQHVKTHYYTPSEAMKRVQLNAD